TCACCAAACCCCTACTTCTTCCCCACGAGCCTCCCTGCTAGTTTCAtgtccctttgttttctgtttgtatgtGGTCTACAGCATTTAATTGAGGTCGCCTGCACCCATGTTTGGGTTGTTATTTGCTTAAGGAACTTAGTAGTGGCTTCACCATTGAGGAATatggcttcctccctccccattgTCTGTCTATGGCTCCTCAAGGAGGGGTGGAGCCTTACAAATTCCCGTTGACAGGCTCAGCTTGTAGGCCCGAGGTCAGAAAGACCCTTTTCCTTTGCCTCATACTCAATTGTCTAAAACAAACCACACCTAGAAACCTGTCACCAACGCGTGGGTGAACTAAACACTGCCGACAGTGAGgcaggagatggaaggagagatcGAAAGCGTCCTAAGTGTTGGCACTGTTGCTATGTACCACCAACCCTGcctcttttttgcttttctgcCCTTCTCCACACGGGTAGCTTGAAGAGTTCTCCTGGTAGCCACTGCCTAGATTGAGAGATGTGAGGGCTTATACTTGAGTTGTAGTCTAAGGCAAAATGCTGCCATTGGCCACAGGTATGGGAAcgggaaatatttttgtttccccACCCTCATAAGTCACTGAGCTTTGagggctttttgctatttctttcttcagtgtcttcatGCTCCCTGTATTGAGACCCTCAACTTTGCTGGTTGAACTTATGCCTCAGCAACATTTTTGTGACTAGAATTGGTTTCCTTATCTCTTTCTCAAGGAGTGCATGCTGGTTTCATAGTCCGCTTCTttgattatttattaattttttatttctaagtagGTGGGTGGCAGGTATCATCTAGGTCTAGGGTCTTAGCATTCTTTTGAGTCCTTTGCTATTTCACCTACTTGAATAGTGTTGGAATCGGAATTGTTAACTTTTGGGAGAAACATAGTTTTTCTTTGATTCTATGTTGGATTTGTGCCTGTGTTGGGAGAACAACTCTTATGATTTCATGTAAGGACTGTTTTAGTGACCATAGTGTCCTGATGTGTCACCTGTGGTGCAGTTTAGCCCCAGGTTAATTTTACTGGGCATTTGCACCATTTCATCCTGGGGTGTTAGTAGAGAGAGTTGGAACAGCTCTCACTCATTCAAGGTCTGAGCAACACACCTTCTCAGTAAATcttgcaaaaaagaaagaaatatgtgccgggcagtggtggtgcatgactttaatctcagcacttgggagcagaggcaggtggattgctgtgagttcaaggccagcctggtctacaaagcaagtccaggatagtcaaggctacacagagaaactctgtctcaaaacaaaacaaacaaacaaacaaaaagaaaaaaaaaagaaatatgtgctTAGATACAGAAATAAGACAGAAGCCTTCTAAAGACACCAGGGCTTTCTTTGCATATCTTCTTTGCTGATGGAGTTCAAAGACTCAAGGGAATTTCTCACAGTATCTTCTCAGGAGGTCAAAGGGAAAGAAGGGATTGACTTGGATAGATTTAACAATGTACCTGAAAGAAATTCTTAATGATGGAAGTATCTCCAGCACGTATCAACATTCACAGACAGGACTGAATGAAGTGAGGCCTTTGCAGAACAGCACATACGGGCAAGAGAcagatggaggagggggaagaagaggaggaggaggtcacctATATGTAAATCAAATGTTTAGGTAAGAGAGGAAGAGCTGGAGTGTCTGACCCCAGAGTTTAGCACAATGAGCCTGGAGACATAGAGGATTATTTCTGGAGTGTCCCACACCTTACTAAACAATCTGGGGCAATGTGCTCCTTAGATGGCAGGATTTTAGTACTTGCTACTTGTGACTGTCTTGTCCATCTCACTGTATGTTTgtatcttagggttttattgaggtgaagagacaccatgaccaaggcaactcttctaaagggaaacatttaattcgGGCTgacctacagtttcagaggtttagtccattatcatcatggcgggaagcatggcagcgtgcaggcagacatggtgctggaggagccgagagttctacatcttgacccacaggcaacagaaggagactgtcctccctccctccccggtCCCTGCAGGCAGAGTGGGAGGAGACTATCTTCCGCACTGGGCAGAGCCTGAAcataagagacctcaaagcccacctacaCAGTGAGGcgccttctccaacaaggccacacctcctaatagtgacactTCCTATgggcaagcattcaaacacatgaatctatggggggggggcggggcaacctattcaaaccaccacagttggcATCTAGGCTCTGTTGGTGGCCAGGGTGAGGTAACACGTGAAGGGTCAGTGAACAGCTTCTCCTATAAACTCAGGTATCATTTGCAATCTACCTGTCCAGAACCCATCTTCCCACTCACCATCTTTACTGGGCTATCTCACACAAGCGACTATGTGGATGCCCTGTTCGTCCTAGGTTCAAATACGGAAATTAAAGGCAGCCAACATGTCCTTGGAGCTGCTGGGATTTCTCCAGTCCTAAATCTACCTCACTCCCACAGAAGGCACAAATGTTTGCTGTTTGCATTCTTGGCCTAcaacttctgcctcctgactaaCTCAGGTTCTTCCTCAGATGGGTCTCCATGCTCCGACAGGCCCCGTCTCTTGCAGTATTTGAATATGATAAAGTATCCTCCCCATGGCAGTCTTCcaaggaaaacacattttaaaatgctgtggACAGTTTTACTGCTGCTTGACTTGATTATGGTCTTATTATTATGGAAACattgtctcatgtagccctggggagctttgaacttgctatgtagccaaggatgacttggGCTTCATGTTTTTCCTGACTGGACCTCCCCAAGCtttgggattgcaggtatgtgccaccatgtccatgTCTCCTATTTTCACCCCTTTGGACAGTGGCAACTATTATAATTATCTGACCACCAATTTCAGAGTATAGGatgaatgtatttgtgtgtataggACCAGAGGTATGCAAGTCAGCTATGCATTTTTGTGGCGgctgtgggaggcctggtggtctCTGTACACCTGCATTGTTTGGGGGAAATTATCTGGGAAAGATCAAAACATACGCAGACCTTCTAGAGAGTGGCCAGCACAGCGCCTATATACCATCACCCAACACTCTCCACCTCCTGTGCGGCAAGCACCCTCTTCTCCCGCTACCCTCATAACTGCCTGCAAACTACTGCTCTTCTGTACCCAGAAGTTCTTTCCCCCAAAAGTCCTGTTCATGGCATCACAGAATGTGTAGActttttgaggcttgcttttttttttttttttaaactcagaaaaatacaaaagtttTTCTTGGTGctcattaattttctttgttaagaAAAAATTATTACTGCAGATTAGTTTAAATAGATAGCAGTGCAGTGGTTGAAAGTCATATTGGTTGTTTCTGGCTTTTAGtgatcacaaataaataaatttgctataactactcacacactcacacactggtTTGTCTTTAGTGACTTAGTGAATATATACCAGTGTATACCAGTGCCTGTAGCAGCAGCTGGCTAGGTATATTGTCATGTGGACTCATAAAGTAGAGTTGGTCATTTGAAGCCTatagtcatcagaaaaaaaaagtggagtctTTTTTGAAGGAGAGTGAAGCTATTTGGAGCCACTCTCACTTTCTACACGTAATCCCTGGTATCCAGTTGCTAATTACTACACATGGATGCCAGGTTAGGAGGCAAGGAAAAGCAGGCTGTGTAAAGCTAATAAGAGCTACTTGATCGGGAGGATAGTAGTCATACATTAAACCGGCCTTAAGTATGGCGCTGGGGGTGGGTGCGGGGATGAAGGCTGTTACATGCTTCAATGCTGGAATTGCCACACAGAGTGTATTTGTATCAACCCTAACTTTACATGGTAAATATACGCAGTTACTTCTTCATGCCTACCTTAGCAGAGCTGGAAAAAATTTTTGAGAAGAACTTAAAGATATCAAAGATTAGTTTCTTCAAAGGAATGGAAGATATATAGAAAACAGAGAATCTCATCAATGTGGGGTTCTGTGAAGGGAAATCACAAGTGTGTTTTAACAGAAAGCTATCATATCTGAAATGCTGAGTTATTTAGCTCCTTCCTTCTTCACTTCATGTCCCAATCataggccctccctccctcccttcctcctgctcccatcctccctctctcttcccccatcccctacccccccccccccccccgtcctcaGATAAAGTGGGGGGAGGGTTCTTCCATACAAACTCACTACtgcacatcaaatcacatcaggacttagtgcatcttcttcctctgtggcctggtgaggcagcccctcCTGGGAGAagttatcaaaaagcaggcaacagagtccatgtcaaagacaggcccctctcccctttctaggggGCCCACATGTTGGCCAAGCTGCTCATTATATTCAGCTTCTTTTAAAGGTCCTTATACACCCTCGCAACAGAGTTTAGAGATGTGAAGTCACTGTGATGTCTGTTCAGACTTGGGTGTAAAACAGCGCGAGTGCCTGTGCTTCTAAAGTGAGAATTTCCTAATTCATAGTTTTAACTTCCTCATAACTTTGAagtcctttattaaaaaaaaaaacacaattaaaatgaaaatcccCATACAGTAAATCCCACATCACCTTGCGATCATCCTCCGGAAGGTGAAGGGCTGTCAACGTACATTTTGTGACATAAAGCAAACTCAACCGTGACACACACCCATAAATGGTCTCAGCGGAAAGAACGAGGGAGGAAATGCTTAGGGAGGGTCCCTGGTCACGTGCACACGTTGTGATTACTTTCTAAGCCTGAAATGTTGTTCATGGTTTCACAACTGTAACACAAttgattttctctatttttatatctgtAGTTAAATGCCATCTAACTTTTATTttaccatatttatttttaagaggtTGTGCCTGTGAGGGAGGGGGACCTGCGATTCTCAGTCTCTGGTGTGTGGTATGGGGCTTCATTATTGCTTGTTTCACTTACAGACGGCTGGATTGTGTGAAAATCCCATGCACCACAGCCTCAGAAAACACACTGAATATCGTCACTAACTGGAAATAAGCTCACTCATTAGTTCGATAAATATAAATGCTACGGCACTGACGACTCTCAAAAGGGTTTCAAGTGTAGCAAGGAAGGGCGATTTATGTCTCTTCCTGCTAAATGTAGTCAGTGATGTGTCCagttagaagaaagaagaatttgattgcataaaattatttcaagggATTAAGTGAGAAGGAAACAGCGACAGGATGATATTTAAATTAGCAATGCCAATCAAAGTGGAAATGGTAGGATAGCAAGTAGGTTCTTGATTTGTGACTCAACCAATGAGGAAAACCCTTTGTCATTGCCCAGATGTTATTGTCACAATCCTGTGATTTTACAAATAAGTAATACTTACTAAGGGTTTACTGAAGCCACCACTATGGAACTAAGAACAACAACATTCTAACAAATTCCAGTTTATATGACTCTTATATGTTCCTTTCTCACAGAGCTCTATTTCCAGTTTGATTTAAGTTGACTTAAATTCACGTTTAAGGTGAAGAATAGGACATTTCTGAGAGCAGCACTGGAGGGACCCGGCACTGTCCCGGTTGCAGCATCTGCCGGTGCACTTGTGCAGGGCTCCTATCACCTCTTTGTTTCTCAGGCTGTAGATAAGAGGGTTGAGCATGGGGGTCACTATGGTGCCCAGCACTGCTCCTACCTGGTCTTGGTCAGGCGTGTGGGAAGAAGTGGGCGTCATGTAGATGAAGATGGCCTGACCAAAATAGAGACTCACCACAGTCaggtgggaggagcaggtggcCAGAGCTTTATTCCTCCCCTTGGGAGAGTTCATCCTGAGGACGGTGAGGAAGATGAGGGTGTAGGAGGTCAGGATCAGAGCGAATGGGGCCAGGAGAAAGATAATGGTCGACACAAACTTCACCATCTCGTAGACCGATGTATCCACACAAGACATTCTCAGTATGGCGGGCATCTCGCAGAAGTAATGACTGATCTCCCTGGAGCCACAGATGGGAAAGTTCATGGGGTAGACGGTATGAACGAGGGCGGCAACAACTGCTCCGATCCAGGTGGAGGTGGCCATCTTCAGACAGACCTTGGGGCTCATAAGAATGGTGTACCTCAGAGGATTACAGAcagccacatagcggtcataggccatcagTGTCAGTAAGATGCACTCAGCAAGGCCAAGGGTgaggaaggaaaacatttgagTGGCACAGGCAAAGAAGGAGATGCTCTGCCTTCCGGTAAAGTAGTTGGTGGCTGCTTTGGGCACTGTGCAGGAGATGTAAGCCAGGTCAATGAGAGACAGCTGACTGAGCAggaagtacatgggggtgtggagATGGGGGTCCAGCCAGATGAGGAAGATCAGGAGAGAATTTCCAGTAGAGGCCAGAGCATAGATGAGGAGGATAAGGAAGATGAGAAGGTTTGGGTACCTGCAGCTGGGAAAGAGTCCCAGCAGGATGAAATCAGCTGTAGTTTTATTCTTTGGGTccatattttcattcaaaatttctTACGACAACTGAAAATCTGCAATGGTAAAGTAAAAAGCatcacagagaaagcatttggctGAAATAATTTTGGTCTCTTGGTCAGTgcctctgctctgtcctctggGGCAGGTTTCCACAAGAGAGCTGTTGGGGTCAGACACAGAAATAGGCAACTGGGAGGGAGGTGGGCATCAGGAGCTATGATGGAAAATGCCAAGTTGCAGGTCACTGtggctagttaaaaaaaaaacaacaacccactAACGAAACAGCCTGTTCAGGTCTGAAAGGTTCAAGAAGTATTAACGGCAGGCAGCTGTTAGCTGACCTGAAGCTAACTGTCAGGCAATAAATAACATACTAAGTCAGTGACTGTGGAAGGAAGGGTTCTATACTTACTTTTAGCACAGCAAAGTGTAGTTCAGTGATGTATTATGTGACCAGGTAAGTGACTGCGACTAAAGGATACACAAAGAGTGGATTAGCAAAGCAGTTGCAAAAAGTGTTCCACCAGCACTCACGGCTTAGTCTTCAGGAGGTTAAcactgatgacctgggttcacctagaaaggaagaagaagaagaagaagaagaagaagaagaagaagaagaagaagaagaagaagaagaagaagaagaagaagaagaaaaagaagaagaagaaggaagcatgACCCCTGGGACCTCCTGGTGTGAAaggcccccccccatccccttccttctttcttgtaaGTCACATTTCTTGTCAACCACACAACATAGTCAGCTTTCCCTGTAGAATAAATCTTGTCTGAGTGATCAATAATCAAAGAGAGTCTGCACAATGCTTTTCTGTAAACGACAAAAGCGGATGCTACACGAAGTGTGTGGACACACTGCACCTGTAAAAGCTCTCCCTGTTCCCCACGCAGCACACAAATTGCTTTCTTAGGCCATCTAAGGAAACATCCAAGTGCTGTCAGGGACTTTAGGGAACACTGGGCTCCCTCTTGCATCTTGGACCATGAAATCAGACAGGGGTGCATGGACAGTAGTAGTAGAGGAGACGAGCAGTTTGTTCAGACAGCATATACTTTCTTCTAAGGGAGGGAGTGAGTCTGAGCTGGGAGTAAGGTCAGAAGCACAGTGATCCTGTGCCCTAGTAAGAGGGGGTTGCCATCTTTCTGTATGTAGATTGCTTCTGTACACTAACTTGCAGCCCTGTGCACAGCACTCTGcaccccatccccctgcctcacaaGGGGAAGAGCAGTATTCAAGTAATGCTTCTCCCAGCCCAAAGTGCAACAGTTCCCAAAGGGGGACCTCTGGAGGGCGATGCTGTCTTTCCCCACTGACAATATTCACAGCAATGAACACTTACAAGCCGGCATGGTCCTTTTTTGCATGCTACCCCACCAGGTCTGTGTAAAACCTGGAGTCACTGAACAAGGCAGGGAGGCAGCACTGCCGTTCCTTAGCTGTTGGCTGGTGTGACAGAAGGACCCAGGATCCTCACTGGGTCAGGATGGGCTTTGACCTCTATAGTCAAGTCACTCACTGATGTATAGCATTGGggccttatttttgttgttttacctcctacctctgcctcttgttGAAGAAGTGCGTTTCACATGATGCTGACTTCAACGTGAAGAACATTCTGTCTTTTCTCAGATCCAAACTTGCCTGTTCTTGCTTTGCAGCGTTTCTACCCTGGCTCTATGAATCTAGTACATGTCACTGGCCAGAGTTAACTTCCTCCATGGAGACAGTGTTTTTCCTCCCCATCTTTACTCTCCTGTTTTGCGCTGCAGTGTGAGCCTTAGGTAGCCCACATCACCTTTCTTGCTCTGTCCCATAACACTTTGCATTATATCAATCAGTTCTGGTCTTGAGAAGCCTGACCTTTGACCTTATAGCTACATTTCTGCTCCACACCTGGTTCAGGTTAAGAGCAATGTGATGGCTCACTGCTGGGTTCTGGCCAGATCAAGAGCTGCTAACTCTTCTGTGTGCCAGGGGAACTGGGGAACCTTTGGGAAGTCTTGTGGGAGTCCGTCCCCTGACTTCAATTAGTCGTAGACCTAGAAGCCTCTGGTGAGAACCTCACTGTCCAGCATTCTGTGCTGTTTGTTTGTAACTTGGCATTTGGATTTGCACTGTCtcaggggaggtgggaaggaaacaGCGGTGCAGGGGAAAGAAGCAAAAGACTCTGAAATGATGATCGATCCGTCAGCGTGTCCTGTGGCAGTGATCCTGTCTGAACGAGGATGGCCCGGGGTCCTAGAGTGACAGAGGAGAAATAACAAGCTTGTGATAAGGGAAAAGAACCTAAAACACAGTCCTGGTAACCTGGGCTTTTCACAGGATAGTCTAAACTCTAAAGAGCAAAGTGTACACCGGCCTTTTGTCTCTGCTCCTCCAGACTCCACCATGACCACCAGAAGTTCAGCCCCCAACCTGGGTGAAGACACCCTACTCAACCACAGGCCGCACTGGCCAGAAgtccagagaggaaaagaaagccaaggaacaaaatacccatccaacaaagacaagCTGCACCCAAACCTATAATCACCCTAAACTCAGATACTTAGATGCCAGaagaacacaaccaacaacaGCTAAGGCAGTATATACCACAAGAGCTCAGCTATCCAACTATTGCaagccctgaatattccaacacagctgaagctCAAGAAAAAGACCTTATGTGAAGATGATTAGAGGCCCATGAAGAGCAAATAAAtacatcccttaaagaaatccaagaaggccaagaaaacaaaagttgaaTAAACAAaggcctgaaaatggaaatagaagcaataaggaaaacacaagCAGAAGGAAATGTGGAAATGGAAACTCTAGGTTAGGAAAagggaactacagacacaagtatcaccaacaggatacaagagatggaggattGAATCTCTGGTGGTGAggataagagaaaagaaatagattcatcagtcaaagaaaatgttaaatcttgacacaaaacatctaagaaagaccaaacctaagtataataggaatagaaggagatgAATTCCAGTTCAAAgagcaaaaaatattttcataaagattatagaagaaaattgtaTTAACTTAAATAAGGAGATGTCTATAAAAgtacaagaagcttatagaataccaagtagattggaccagaaaagaaaagataataatCAAATCACTAAATATTAGGAagatgaaataatattaaaagcttcaagggaaaaagagcaagtagcatataaaggcagacctattagatttaCTTAATCAAggatccagaagggcctggacagatgtcctgtggactctaagagaccagagatgtcagcccagacttctttgcccagcaaaactttcaatcaccatagatggagaaaacaagatattccatggtaaagtcaaatttaaacaatatctacccacaaatccagccctacagaaggtactataggaaaactccaacacaagaaAGTTACTTACACCCGTGAAAGCACAAGAAATAAACATTCtcacagcagaaaaacaaaacaaggggaacacacacacacacacacacacacacacacacacacacacacacacacaccaccaccaccaccaaacaggaattaacaatcattggtcatggATATCTCTCAATACCAgtgggaaggacacttcatattcatcaagggaaaaatccaccaagataatCTTTCAGTTCTTAACATCTGTGCTCCAAATGCAAGGACACCCACCTTTGAAagagaaacattattaaagcttaattCATACATTGACCATCATACATTGATGGTAGGAGACTTCAGTATCCCAGTCTtacaatggacaggtcatccagaaaAACTAAACCGAGACATACTGGAGCTAATAGccattataaataaaatgtaacagatatctacagaaaagTTTACCCAAACTCAAAAGAATATAAGttcttctcaacacctcacagaattttctccaaaactgaccacatactcagtcacaaagtaTTAAATggatacaagaaaatggaaaaaaaaatt
The genomic region above belongs to Acomys russatus chromosome 25, mAcoRus1.1, whole genome shotgun sequence and contains:
- the LOC127207920 gene encoding olfactory receptor 2T27-like; amino-acid sequence: MDPKNKTTADFILLGLFPSCRYPNLLIFLILLIYALASTGNSLLIFLIWLDPHLHTPMYFLLSQLSLIDLAYISCTVPKAATNYFTGRQSISFFACATQMFSFLTLGLAECILLTLMAYDRYVAVCNPLRYTILMSPKVCLKMATSTWIGAVVAALVHTVYPMNFPICGSREISHYFCEMPAILRMSCVDTSVYEMVKFVSTIIFLLAPFALILTSYTLIFLTVLRMNSPKGRNKALATCSSHLTVVSLYFGQAIFIYMTPTSSHTPDQDQVGAVLGTIVTPMLNPLIYSLRNKEVIGALHKCTGRCCNRDSAGSLQCCSQKCPILHLKREFKST